A window of the Labrus mixtus chromosome 8, fLabMix1.1, whole genome shotgun sequence genome harbors these coding sequences:
- the odr4 gene encoding protein odr-4 homolog encodes MGRGYIVDDTVEVYLSKLCEQRACPVTGLLIGQSSAQRDFVIMATRTPQREESTAASRNCLDKEWVTEHARQVSRMLPGGLSVLGVFIIDDSDAKDTLMTLQQLVFAVENLISSEYLWSPADDDVTDRITLHINPKTRKTVCRTLDIKDPKSPAKPADWRYQSSVCSSWCTVSCCLNVDMLVPLPDDRTTSVSVMKHLKEGLKLWVHHIETGDCLIGGRKLPEDSELTAGQKRNVAQTFTAQLLVTPDERFTDEMQSCGGILSVRGAVHSTAYIHNNKPKAKLAEKLLKRDVVSTVATRVQMLLEELLISEEESRGGGKKETERFCLPCRIYCPVKVSRPVSVCDYRFSDESLSEVTDRLKEMLDIDVAEGDLDTTQEMPAEFIEGDVAEEPAVETVDELKPKRSSFVGIVMATAVALLASAASMLYLSDV; translated from the exons ATGGGTCGTGGCTACATAGTAGACGACACTGTAGAGGTTTATCTGTCTAAACTATGTGAACAGCGTGCATGTCCAGTCACCGGACTGCTTATTGGACAG AGCTCTGCCCAAAGGGATTTTGTCATCATGGCGACCCGGACACCTCAACGTGAGGAGTCAACTGCAGCATCTAGAAACTGTCTGGACAAGGAGTGGGTGACTGAGCATGCTCGACAG GTGTCCAGAATGCTGCCTGGAGGATTGTCTGTTTTAGGAGTCTTCATCATTGATGATAGCGATGCCAAGGACACACTCATGACGCTTCAACAG CTGGTTTTTGCAGTGGAGAATCTGATCTCCTCTGAGTATCTGTGGTCTCCTGCAGACGATGACGTCACAGACCGTATCACACTGCACATCAaccctaaaaccaggaa AACTGTCTGCAGAACCTTAGACATCAAAGATCCAAAG AGCCCGGCCAAGCCTGCAGACTGGAGGTACCAGTCATCTGTGTGTTCCTCCTGGTGCACGGTGTCCTGCTGTTTAAACGTTGACATGTTGGTCCCTCTACCCGATGACAGAACGACTTCAGTGAGCGTGATGAAACATCTAAAG GAGGGACTGAAGCTGTGGGTCCACCACATCGAGACTGGAGACTGTTTGATAGGCGGACGGAAGCTGCCAGAGGACAGTGAGCTCACAGCCGGACAG aagaGGAATGTTGCTCAGACATTCACGGCTCAGCTGCTTGTCACACCG GACGAGAGGTTTACAGACGAGATGCAGTCATGTGGAGGTATTCTGTCTGTCAGAGGAGCTGTTCACAGCACAGCTtacatacacaacaacaaaccaaaGGCTAAACTTGCTGAAAAG CTGCTGAAGAGGGATGTGGTTTCTACGGTGGCCACAAGGGTTCAgatgctgctggaggagctgcttatatcagaggaggagagcagaggaggtggcaaaaaggaaacag agCGGTTCTGCCTCCCTTGTCGTATCTACTGTCCAGTCAAAGTCAGCaggcctgtgagtgtgtgtgactatCGGTTCAGTGATGAGAGTTTGTCTGAAGTGACGGACAGGCTGAAAGAGATGCTGGACATCGACGTGGCTGAGGGAGACTTAGATACCACGCAGGAAATGCCTGCTGAATTCATAGAAGGAGATGTTGCAGAAG AGCCAGCTGTGGAAACCGTGGATGAACTGAAGCCCAAAAGGAGCAGTTTCGTTG gaatCGTCATGGCTACTGCTGTCGCCCTTCTCGCTTCTGCTGCCTCGATGCTCTATCTCAGTGATGTTTGa